In the Deinococcus sp. AB2017081 genome, one interval contains:
- a CDS encoding helix-turn-helix domain-containing protein has product MTAQQVPAGIPQGLTVGQVARALALREETVKRALSSGALPSWQIDPGRGWRYVRPVDLASFAERRGLGVDWSATLT; this is encoded by the coding sequence ATGACCGCCCAGCAGGTGCCGGCTGGCATCCCGCAGGGTCTCACCGTCGGGCAGGTGGCGCGGGCTCTGGCGCTGCGCGAGGAAACGGTCAAGCGCGCCCTGAGCTCCGGCGCCCTGCCCAGCTGGCAGATTGACCCCGGCCGGGGCTGGCGGTATGTGCGGCCTGTCGATCTCGCCAGTTTCGCCGAGCGGCGTGGACTGGGCGTT
- a CDS encoding phage/plasmid primase, P4 family codes for MKPHVFQFDQAKADAVDTTDAVRLLEALRHPDEPIWLQSFADGPDTLYLLEQKTAKSGRPYTVKRWKVTGIPKAGGKTSSVQGFTEKTGNTTLEQMATRPYLLENMARAGVFFCVNVLAEDAPRRKAKHVTRVAAVFLDLDGTPMPEGLPLVPTATIESSAGRHHVYWAVDGIPLDEFPVIQKHLAGLYSADPAVHDLSRVMRLPGYWHGKDEPGQLVRLTSLQPDAQYTRDDLLQAFPGLADALAAATAERERRAQDAERRKVAADELVQSIKSGTAGTLAEVHRKYGEVTMLGLTSELLKAGIGERNTKLNWVAFRAGQLIGGGLLDEVEVRAEFTDIALQIGLERSETEATLSSGLSAGKDKPLDASQLGKALGVKKARVQVDRLPPPTDTTPAARKPSYRMPTFPKGTQEGTDEANALILSKNGLADLLRYSMGAGWFVYDPGRGAWARDPDLILAVQVAGEVLREVVGQYFADAVKQRADEEELSRIGRWASGVCNTRTVKNALIAAAGKREFLTPIDAWDARPELLNCLNGVLEVTTGVLRPHLPSDLLTWQTGAAFDPQAQHPYVDQLTELLKLDGRHDFLQRSLGSTLYGENPNEVFTVLQGAGGTGKGTLIAAITAALGDYAGTVEVELLLDNARGETGSGPKPELLMLRGKRLVVAGEPKKGARFNAGRVKGMTGNDPITARGMRSDVMVTFKPVFKLFIHTNYEITASHDDSGLQRRIRVVPFTAKPATADDAFKSTLSHDHAARSAILNWMLEGCRAWLHDRFNLGESAAIEEATEGYWKDQNPYEKFAQERLVLDHRASIRSGQLKAAFENWAEENGYRLGRAVKMAELYAFLKQHGCESRHTKEGNLWDGVELMGEGGEPGEGTSPSNGNLLTREISKRTGEMASPPSPPSPQTRDDVAARDPGWVGEDL; via the coding sequence GTGAAGCCCCACGTCTTCCAGTTCGACCAGGCCAAGGCCGACGCGGTCGACACGACGGACGCGGTGCGGCTCCTCGAAGCCCTCCGACACCCTGATGAGCCCATCTGGCTCCAGAGCTTCGCCGACGGGCCAGACACGCTGTACCTGCTGGAGCAGAAGACGGCCAAGAGCGGTCGTCCCTACACCGTGAAGCGGTGGAAGGTCACCGGCATCCCGAAGGCCGGCGGTAAGACCAGCAGTGTTCAGGGCTTCACCGAGAAGACTGGGAACACCACGCTGGAGCAGATGGCTACGCGGCCTTACCTGCTGGAGAACATGGCCCGCGCCGGGGTGTTCTTCTGCGTGAACGTCCTGGCCGAAGATGCGCCGCGCCGGAAGGCTAAGCACGTCACCCGCGTGGCCGCCGTGTTCCTGGATCTGGACGGCACTCCGATGCCCGAAGGGCTGCCGCTGGTGCCCACAGCAACCATAGAGAGCAGCGCCGGCCGCCATCACGTGTACTGGGCGGTCGATGGGATCCCGCTCGACGAGTTCCCCGTTATCCAGAAGCACCTCGCCGGGCTGTACAGCGCAGATCCGGCTGTGCACGACCTGTCGCGCGTCATGCGCCTGCCCGGGTACTGGCACGGCAAGGATGAGCCCGGCCAGCTGGTGCGGCTGACCAGTCTTCAGCCGGACGCCCAGTACACCCGCGACGATCTCCTGCAGGCCTTCCCTGGTCTCGCTGACGCCCTGGCTGCTGCAACCGCCGAACGGGAGCGCCGGGCCCAGGACGCCGAGCGCCGGAAGGTAGCCGCCGATGAGCTGGTGCAGTCGATCAAGAGCGGCACCGCCGGCACGCTTGCCGAGGTGCACCGGAAGTACGGCGAGGTCACCATGCTGGGCCTGACCAGCGAACTGCTCAAGGCTGGGATCGGGGAACGGAACACCAAGCTGAACTGGGTGGCCTTCCGGGCTGGCCAGCTGATCGGAGGCGGCCTGCTAGACGAGGTCGAGGTTCGCGCCGAGTTCACCGACATCGCCCTGCAGATCGGCCTGGAGCGGAGTGAGACGGAGGCCACGCTCTCCAGCGGCCTGAGCGCCGGCAAGGACAAGCCCCTCGACGCATCACAGCTGGGAAAGGCCCTCGGCGTGAAAAAGGCCAGGGTGCAGGTTGACCGGCTGCCCCCGCCGACGGACACCACGCCTGCGGCGCGTAAGCCCAGCTACCGGATGCCGACCTTCCCCAAGGGCACTCAGGAAGGCACCGACGAGGCCAATGCGCTGATCCTTTCAAAGAACGGTCTTGCCGATCTGCTGCGCTACAGCATGGGTGCAGGATGGTTTGTCTACGATCCTGGTCGGGGTGCCTGGGCTCGAGATCCCGACCTTATCCTCGCCGTTCAGGTGGCCGGTGAAGTCCTGCGCGAGGTTGTCGGCCAGTACTTTGCGGATGCTGTAAAGCAGCGGGCTGACGAGGAGGAGCTAAGTCGGATTGGAAGATGGGCGTCCGGCGTGTGCAATACGCGCACGGTCAAGAATGCCTTGATTGCCGCAGCTGGGAAGCGAGAATTCCTAACGCCGATCGACGCCTGGGATGCCCGCCCTGAACTTCTAAACTGCCTGAACGGCGTGCTGGAAGTCACCACCGGCGTTCTACGCCCACACTTGCCCTCTGATCTGCTCACGTGGCAAACAGGCGCTGCTTTTGATCCCCAGGCCCAGCATCCGTATGTTGACCAGCTCACTGAACTGCTGAAGCTCGATGGCCGACATGACTTCCTCCAGCGCAGCCTGGGAAGCACTCTGTACGGTGAGAACCCAAACGAAGTGTTTACTGTCCTGCAAGGGGCGGGCGGCACTGGCAAGGGCACCCTTATTGCTGCCATTACTGCGGCCCTGGGGGACTATGCCGGAACGGTCGAGGTCGAGCTGCTCTTGGACAACGCGCGGGGCGAAACGGGCAGCGGCCCCAAACCCGAGCTCCTGATGCTGCGCGGGAAGCGCCTAGTCGTGGCTGGCGAGCCGAAGAAGGGCGCACGATTCAACGCCGGCCGCGTGAAGGGGATGACCGGGAATGACCCCATCACGGCGCGCGGAATGCGATCAGACGTCATGGTGACGTTCAAGCCCGTGTTCAAGCTGTTCATCCATACGAACTACGAGATCACCGCCTCGCATGATGACAGCGGCCTTCAGCGGCGTATCCGGGTGGTTCCGTTCACGGCCAAACCGGCTACAGCTGATGACGCTTTCAAAAGCACCCTCAGCCATGACCACGCCGCGCGGTCGGCGATCTTGAACTGGATGCTGGAGGGCTGCCGGGCGTGGCTACATGACCGGTTCAATCTGGGCGAGTCGGCCGCGATTGAAGAAGCAACTGAGGGGTACTGGAAGGATCAGAATCCATACGAGAAGTTTGCCCAAGAGCGTCTCGTGCTAGATCACCGCGCATCGATTCGCTCAGGGCAGCTCAAAGCAGCCTTCGAGAACTGGGCTGAAGAGAATGGCTATCGGCTGGGTCGCGCAGTGAAAATGGCCGAGCTATACGCATTTTTGAAGCAGCACGGCTGCGAGTCAAGGCATACAAAAGAAGGCAATCTCTGGGACGGAGTAGAGCTGATGGGTGAAGGTGGTGAACCCGGTGAAGGCACTTCTCCCAGTAACGGGAATTTACTCACGCGGGAGATTTCTAAGCGAACTGGGGAAATGGCTTCACCACCTTCACCACCTTCACCGCAGACGCGGGATGATGTCGCGGCCAGGGATCCAGGCTGGGTGGGTGAAGACCTGTGA
- a CDS encoding helix-turn-helix domain-containing protein: MSVHNPSQHESGSYRPLQLAPILGIGRSTIYKLLRAGKIRSVKAGRCTLIPADAVTEFLQGPK, from the coding sequence GTGAGTGTACATAACCCGTCGCAACACGAAAGTGGATCGTACCGACCACTCCAGCTTGCCCCTATCCTGGGGATCGGACGCAGCACCATCTACAAGCTCCTGCGAGCCGGGAAGATCCGCAGCGTCAAGGCTGGCCGCTGCACCCTGATCCCCGCTGACGCTGTGACCGAATTCCTGCAAGGGCCAAAGTAA
- a CDS encoding type II toxin-antitoxin system RelE family toxin, protein MTEYQVGIDEQALSDIDAISDQRTVEAIYRRIADLKTEPQVQGKALTGDLKGYRSVRAGGQRYRIVYEVIEAASAVDVVVVGIRKDGHRTDAYAIAEKRLT, encoded by the coding sequence ATGACTGAATACCAAGTGGGCATCGACGAGCAGGCTCTCTCCGACATTGATGCAATCAGCGACCAGAGAACAGTTGAGGCGATCTACCGACGCATCGCAGACCTTAAGACTGAGCCCCAGGTTCAGGGGAAAGCGCTCACTGGCGACCTAAAGGGTTATCGCAGCGTGCGCGCTGGTGGCCAGCGGTATCGCATCGTCTACGAAGTCATTGAGGCAGCGAGCGCAGTCGATGTGGTGGTAGTGGGTATTCGCAAAGACGGCCACAGAACCGATGCCTACGCCATCGCTGAGAAGAGACTGACCTGA
- a CDS encoding helix-turn-helix domain-containing protein — MTDNAVMWRVGDILREHGLTAYKLAAELHGKVNRNSVYAIARGDTERVDRTTLSALLEALRTLTGQKYTVADLLEYTSEGGDVDETQAVLADHPDILERVARRRRGESRVISLEEAAAKHGVKL, encoded by the coding sequence ATGACTGACAACGCAGTGATGTGGCGCGTGGGCGACATCCTTCGTGAGCACGGCCTCACTGCGTACAAACTGGCTGCCGAGCTGCACGGCAAGGTCAACCGCAACAGTGTGTACGCCATCGCGCGCGGCGATACCGAGCGCGTCGACCGCACGACTCTAAGTGCACTGCTCGAGGCACTACGCACTCTGACCGGCCAGAAGTACACCGTCGCCGATCTGCTCGAGTACACCTCTGAAGGTGGCGATGTGGACGAGACGCAAGCCGTCCTGGCTGACCACCCTGACATCTTGGAACGCGTCGCCCGCCGCCGCCGGGGAGAGTCACGCGTTATCTCCCTGGAGGAGGCTGCGGCAAAGCATGGCGTGAAGCTATGA
- a CDS encoding type IV secretory system conjugative DNA transfer family protein yields the protein MKRGLTTVLLILAVLLAGGWLYYEAALPAVKQVVRYEQSMVSRRWPAALGDRSLRGVMLFARCSLDRECGRMLNVALPILLKPHVQPWGLLPSLVALAGALYMAVSGRRGRLYTGTWATWSQIRAIAVRFPTRHRGTIMLAARSPRQRQFLSVRAGQRGRRERGHVLVVGPSRSGKSLLLLANLLSWRHSMIVLDVKPELHALSSGSRQHLGPVYVLSPEGIGDQYDPYPDLLTSPEHLLSVAQHMAGVRNEREKIFAERAAFGIAALLRAAQVQGVPTLLYIASVVQGQGLAEYVHALRSLSDVQVHAHLAGFLGYSPARYAPDGEQDRFLMSCWGTMLTRLQPYLTPGVLAMTSARSFDPADLRQATVTVYLQFREDSLSATRPVFDLLVQGLMRGAVRGYDQLSDQDPEPLLLAIDEGGAVPIPNLPDFIALAASREISIMLYVQSLSHLQRAYGEADTEIILDNMHHQVYYPPRGAKTLQMVSNLSGRMSVDEERVTEGRGGQTSVSRGERDRPLVTPDELRKFPADTVVVVSDDLPLIKATRVEYFQHPRMRGLLDPDLFPPLPIAPLVINEDLGEAAVITKASLPTSKAKDTAPVDWQKYEDIDD from the coding sequence ATGAAACGAGGACTGACAACAGTTCTGCTGATTCTGGCCGTCCTGCTGGCTGGGGGCTGGCTGTACTACGAGGCGGCCCTGCCGGCCGTGAAGCAGGTCGTACGGTACGAACAGTCGATGGTCAGCAGGCGCTGGCCGGCGGCCCTGGGTGACCGATCACTGCGGGGGGTGATGTTGTTCGCGAGGTGCAGCCTCGACCGTGAATGCGGCCGCATGCTCAACGTGGCGCTGCCCATCCTGTTGAAGCCCCACGTTCAGCCTTGGGGATTGCTGCCCAGCCTGGTGGCGCTGGCAGGTGCGCTGTACATGGCCGTCAGTGGCCGCCGTGGTCGGCTCTACACCGGCACCTGGGCGACCTGGTCGCAGATCCGCGCCATCGCCGTCCGTTTCCCCACTCGGCACCGGGGAACGATCATGCTGGCCGCCCGATCCCCCAGGCAGCGGCAGTTTCTCAGTGTGCGTGCTGGCCAGCGTGGACGGCGCGAGCGTGGACACGTGCTGGTCGTCGGGCCGAGCCGGAGCGGCAAATCGTTGCTCCTGCTGGCGAACCTGCTGTCGTGGAGGCATTCCATGATCGTCCTGGACGTCAAGCCTGAATTGCATGCCCTGAGCAGTGGCAGCCGGCAGCATCTGGGCCCCGTGTACGTGCTCAGCCCGGAGGGAATCGGTGACCAGTACGATCCCTACCCCGACCTGCTGACCTCGCCGGAGCACCTCCTCAGCGTGGCGCAACACATGGCCGGCGTGCGCAACGAGAGGGAGAAGATCTTTGCCGAACGCGCGGCTTTTGGGATCGCGGCGCTGCTGCGTGCTGCCCAGGTGCAGGGCGTGCCGACCCTGCTGTACATCGCGTCGGTGGTGCAGGGGCAGGGACTGGCCGAATACGTGCACGCCCTACGCAGCCTGTCCGACGTCCAGGTGCATGCCCATCTTGCCGGCTTTCTGGGCTACAGCCCTGCCCGATACGCTCCGGACGGCGAGCAAGACCGCTTTCTGATGTCGTGCTGGGGCACGATGCTGACCCGCCTGCAGCCGTACCTCACGCCCGGCGTGCTGGCGATGACCAGCGCCAGATCGTTCGATCCGGCTGACCTGCGCCAGGCAACGGTCACCGTGTACCTCCAGTTCCGCGAGGACAGCCTCTCGGCAACGCGGCCCGTGTTTGACCTGCTGGTGCAGGGGTTGATGCGCGGTGCGGTTCGTGGGTACGACCAGTTGAGTGACCAGGATCCGGAGCCACTCCTCCTCGCGATCGACGAGGGCGGCGCGGTGCCGATCCCGAACCTGCCGGATTTCATCGCCCTGGCCGCCAGCCGGGAGATCAGCATCATGTTGTACGTGCAGTCTCTGTCGCACCTGCAGCGCGCCTACGGTGAGGCCGACACCGAGATCATCCTGGACAACATGCACCATCAGGTGTACTACCCGCCGCGCGGCGCGAAGACCCTCCAGATGGTCAGCAACCTGAGCGGCCGCATGTCCGTCGACGAGGAGCGGGTCACTGAGGGGCGAGGTGGGCAGACCTCGGTGAGCCGGGGTGAGCGGGATCGGCCGCTGGTGACGCCGGACGAACTCCGCAAATTCCCAGCGGATACGGTGGTGGTGGTCAGTGATGACCTTCCGCTCATCAAGGCGACGCGGGTCGAGTACTTCCAGCATCCGCGTATGCGTGGCCTGCTGGATCCGGATCTCTTCCCGCCGTTGCCGATTGCCCCCCTGGTCATCAACGAGGACTTGGGAGAAGCAGCGGTGATCACGAAAGCGTCCTTGCCTACCTCTAAGGCTAAAGACACTGCCCCAGTTGACTGGCAGAAATATGAGGATATCGACGACTGA
- a CDS encoding ParA family protein, producing the protein MRRIAVTSEKGGVGKSTLAFNLAGALADQRRVTLVDEDRRVRSCLQWAELAPVPFTVLSPEQAAQGVGKPDFLVVDSEGRPEVEDLLELAATFDQVLIPCGVSRLEIQSTLNLWRQLQAGGDLHAVRVVLTKVPPVGRVGHDARDALRAAGVNCCETVVRRYTAHERAAEQGGLVRDVRDERAGEAWADVVSLAAEVRS; encoded by the coding sequence ATGAGACGGATCGCAGTCACTTCAGAGAAGGGCGGCGTCGGCAAGAGCACTCTGGCCTTCAATCTCGCCGGTGCCCTGGCTGACCAGAGGCGGGTCACGCTGGTCGACGAGGATCGCCGCGTGCGCTCCTGCCTCCAGTGGGCTGAGCTGGCACCGGTGCCCTTCACGGTGCTTTCTCCAGAGCAGGCCGCCCAGGGTGTGGGCAAACCAGACTTCCTGGTAGTGGACAGCGAGGGCCGCCCGGAGGTAGAGGATCTTCTTGAGCTGGCCGCCACCTTCGACCAGGTGCTGATCCCCTGCGGCGTGTCGCGTCTCGAGATCCAGAGCACCTTGAACCTATGGCGGCAACTGCAGGCGGGCGGTGACCTTCATGCGGTCCGCGTCGTGCTGACCAAGGTGCCGCCAGTGGGTCGCGTGGGCCACGACGCGCGGGACGCGCTGCGCGCGGCAGGCGTGAACTGCTGCGAGACCGTCGTACGGCGCTACACGGCCCACGAGCGCGCGGCAGAGCAAGGGGGACTGGTGCGCGACGTCCGGGATGAGCGAGCAGGCGAGGCCTGGGCGGATGTGGTCAGCCTGGCCGCAGAGGTGCGCTCGTGA
- a CDS encoding DUF4917 family protein: protein MSVNGVDIDLEDFSSVNLNSHRFLLLGNGFSIGVDRGFSYGSLYTAAQAKGLLKQKEMELFSSFNTTDFEYLLRKLSQASTVNKILDIDHMTPQTKYNLIKNSLIGSVNHVHPQLATLNRDWLESASEFLAKMHSVFSLNYDLLIYWIAAYKNFDGFTDYFWAGKLNFDPTDTVLWYQGKTQLYYPHGALFIYEDNNGDIYKVRNSDKSVLERIGEYLADYSIPIFVSEGTSDEKLRKIKTNLYLSFAYKRIKECKNGLIVFGTSLSSQDAHIVKAISESAVDRIAFGIYVGSKDPFEVESEKARVKVLFKDKKITWTFFDSSTCPLAYPG, encoded by the coding sequence ATGTCCGTTAACGGCGTCGACATTGACCTAGAAGATTTTAGCAGCGTCAATTTGAATAGTCACAGATTTCTTCTTCTTGGAAATGGTTTTTCCATTGGAGTAGATCGAGGTTTTTCTTATGGGAGCTTATATACTGCAGCTCAGGCTAAAGGATTATTGAAACAGAAGGAGATGGAGCTTTTTAGTTCTTTTAATACAACTGATTTTGAGTATCTTCTTCGTAAACTCTCTCAAGCTTCAACTGTCAATAAAATTCTAGATATCGATCATATGACACCACAAACTAAGTATAATCTGATCAAAAATTCGCTGATTGGATCGGTGAATCATGTCCATCCCCAATTAGCGACTTTAAATAGGGATTGGCTGGAATCGGCTTCAGAGTTCTTGGCAAAAATGCACTCCGTTTTTTCACTAAATTACGATCTTCTAATTTATTGGATCGCAGCATATAAAAATTTTGACGGATTTACTGACTACTTTTGGGCAGGAAAGCTAAATTTTGACCCGACTGATACCGTTTTATGGTATCAAGGAAAGACTCAACTTTACTACCCGCATGGAGCATTATTTATATACGAGGATAATAACGGCGACATATACAAAGTGAGAAATTCTGACAAGTCTGTTCTTGAAAGGATTGGAGAATATTTAGCAGACTATAGTATTCCTATATTTGTCTCAGAAGGAACCTCAGACGAAAAGCTTAGGAAAATAAAAACTAACCTATATCTATCATTTGCTTACAAAAGAATCAAAGAATGTAAGAACGGATTAATAGTGTTCGGTACATCTCTATCAAGCCAAGATGCACATATTGTCAAAGCTATATCCGAATCTGCTGTTGATAGAATTGCGTTTGGTATATACGTAGGTAGCAAAGATCCATTTGAAGTTGAGAGTGAAAAGGCTCGAGTAAAGGTGTTATTTAAGGATAAGAAAATTACATGGACTTTCTTTGATTCTAGTACGTGTCCATTAGCCTACCCCGGCTGA
- a CDS encoding helix-turn-helix domain-containing protein, whose amino-acid sequence MSPPPPGVPSLLKVGQVARALNLSERQIKGWIERGTLAYVQPTGRCGGRLVPASALAVLIDRHGLPVDWSKVL is encoded by the coding sequence ATGAGCCCCCCGCCGCCCGGCGTCCCCTCGCTGCTGAAGGTGGGTCAGGTGGCCCGCGCCCTGAACCTCAGCGAGCGCCAGATCAAAGGCTGGATCGAGCGGGGCACCCTGGCCTACGTGCAGCCCACCGGCCGGTGTGGGGGCCGGCTGGTGCCCGCCTCAGCCTTGGCCGTGCTGATCGACCGGCACGGCCTCCCCGTGGACTGGAGCAAGGTGCTGTGA
- a CDS encoding helix-turn-helix domain-containing protein has product MTAQQVPAGIPQGLTVGQVARALALREETVKRALSSGALPSWQIDPGRGWRYVRPVDLASFAERRGLGVDWSATLT; this is encoded by the coding sequence ATGACCGCCCAGCAGGTGCCGGCTGGCATCCCGCAGGGTCTCACCGTCGGGCAGGTGGCGCGGGCTCTGGCGCTGCGCGAGGAAACGGTCAAGCGCGCCCTGAGCTCCGGCGCCCTGCCCAGCTGGCAGATTGACCCCGGCCGGGGCTGGCGGTATGTGCGGCCTGTCGATCTCGCCAGTTTCGCCGAGCGGCGTGGACTGGGCGTTGACTGGTCTGCCACCCTGACTTGA